The Stieleria maiorica genome includes the window GCCGGCCCGATCCCGCGAGGGGTGATCCTGCAAATCTCGGTCGCGTTCGCCATGACGGGCGTGATCGCGATCATCACGCACTACTATGTCGTCTCTTACGTCGCGATTCGCGTTCTCTACACACGGCTGTTGTGCGACTATCAGAACCTGCACGAGATCGCGTTCAAAGAGCTTTCCCGAATCCCGAATCGCAATCGCTTTTTTCAAGTGCTTTCCGGATTGATGCCGCTGTGTGCCGCGACGGTGTTGCTGTTGATCGGACCGGATCAGTTCACGCCGGAGAGCTTTGGGCGATTCCGTATCACGTTGTTGGTGTTGATCGCATTGGGGATCGCGGGTTTCGCCCTGGCGACCACCGCGACGGCGAGATTGGCAGACATCATCGCCGTCATGACGACGGGGCACGACGTGCGCGAGGCGTGTTGATTGACTCGCCCACAACACGATCAAGGGGCGTAGCGCATCCACTCGATCGCGCGTCGGGCTAGTACCGGTCCTGCCGATTCACCGAAAACGGTTAAATCAACAGGCCGCGAGGGCGTTTAGGCACCGGAAGTGTTCACGGGGCTGGTGAATCGGCCCGTCGGCAATATCGCAACAGCCGCAGGTGTTTGAGCTCATGTCGCAAGCATGCTTCACTCGGATCTTCCAGCGTCGCAGCCACCTTGTCTTGCAGGATGGCTGAAAACTTCTCGCGGGCGCGGTGCAAGGTGACGCGGAACCGATTCGCAGTGAATGTCTGACCGAGCGTTTCCCCCAACCGCCTCGCTTTCGCACTGGCCGGTTCATCGACGCGATCGACGTGCAGATGGAGCACGGCAAACAGCGCCGGGTGGCAGCGTTTCAACTCCTGCCACGTGTCACGCAGCAGTGCTTCACGCCAACTGGAATCAAACGCGTCCGCGGGCTCGTCGCAGGTCGGCGCTGCGGCGGTCCGTTCTTCGCCGAGCGAGACGGCCAGACGTTCGTGTTGGCGATAGTGGTCGCGAACCAGATTGATCAGGACCGACTTGATGTAGTCGCGGAATCGACCTTTTTGGGGGGTCACCCGGCACAAATCGCCACGCAGGATGCGTAACACAAACTCCTGGAACAAGTCCTCTGCGAGCGTTTCGTCGCGCGCGACCCCCAGCAAATACTTCCACGCCGCACCACCGTACTGATCGATGATTCCGAATCGAGCATTCGATGCCCGCGTGTCCTCGCCCGCGTGGGCGCGTTGGATCAGAGTCCAGCTGGTCGCAATAGACGCCAAACGCGAACGTGAGGAGACATACATGATGAGGTTTCAACCACAACGTTTCGACGGAGGGGCACGGTGATTAAAACCGTTTTCGTGCTCCGAACCGTTCCGTTGCTAGTGAATTCTAGATTTCTTCCAAGAGTCGAACCGCCAAGAGTCGAGCCGCTGTCCTCCGCTGTTCTCCCCATGAAAGCGGAGCGACATCACCGGGATCGCGATGCAGCCGCAAGCGGCTGCGGGAGAACAATTGAGACAATGGTTCTACACTGGGTCAGCCGCACTAGTCGATGAA containing:
- a CDS encoding RNA polymerase sigma factor — its product is MYVSSRSRLASIATSWTLIQRAHAGEDTRASNARFGIIDQYGGAAWKYLLGVARDETLAEDLFQEFVLRILRGDLCRVTPQKGRFRDYIKSVLINLVRDHYRQHERLAVSLGEERTAAAPTCDEPADAFDSSWREALLRDTWQELKRCHPALFAVLHLHVDRVDEPASAKARRLGETLGQTFTANRFRVTLHRAREKFSAILQDKVAATLEDPSEACLRHELKHLRLLRYCRRADSPAP